The stretch of DNA ATCCAAAAGTATACGATGCAGTTACAGTTGAATATCATTTTTACGGCAACAATTTAAACGAAGCTAAATTACAACGTGCGGTAGATTTATCAGTAGAAAAATACTGTGGCGTTATGGAAATGTTCCGTCAGTTTGCGAAAATTGACATTAAGGTTTTGTTTCATAAAGTTTAGTTTGTCATTGCGAGGAGGAACGACGTGGCAATCTAAAAAATAACAAACTTGTTATTCCATTTCCAAATCCACAAATGAAAACGTATTGCCGCTAAACAATCCTTTATCGGAAAGTTTTAAATTAGGAATTACTAATAACGCCATAAACGAAAGCGTCATAAACGGCGCTTTTAATGGGCTTCCTAAGGCTTTTGCCATTTGGTCAATTTCTTGATATAGTTTTCCAGCGATCCAACCGTCTTTATCGCTCATAATTCCCGCAACAGGAAGTGGTAAAACTTTTTGTTCGTTTCCATTTACAGCACAAACTCCACCTTTGTTTTCAATTAATAAATTAACCGCTTTGCAAATTTCTTCATCCGAAGTTCCAACAGCAACAATATTATGACAATCGTGCGCAACCGAACTCGCAATAGCGCCTTTTTTCAATCCGAAATTTTTAATAAAAGCGATTGCTGGTTGTGCCTCTTGATAACGATTGACAACCGTCATTTTTAAAATATCATCAGTTGTATTGGAAACCAAATTTCCATCTTGAATTAAAGAAGAATGATGCATTTCATTCGTAATTAATTGGCCTTCTAAAGCTTCAATTACTCTAATTTTTGATGCCGAACTTTTGATTTTAAAATCTTCCTTTTTTTGAAAGAAGTATTGAAATTATTCGGTGTTTCAAAATCGACATGAGCTACTTTAGACGTTCCGTTTTCAGCGACTAATTCGCCATTTATATAAGTTTGCTGCACTTTGAAATTAACTAAATCTTCCACAACTATAAAATCGGCAAAATCGCCTTCGCGCAAAATTCCAACATTCATATTGTAATGATGAACCGGATTGATACAAGCGGCTTGTAATACTTTAAAAACGTCTATTCCTTTGGCAACAGCTCGTGCGCAAAGTGCGTTAATGTGACTGATAATTAAATCGTCGGGGTGTTTATCATCTGAACAAAACATCATATTTTCAAAATGTTCAGGCAATAAATCAATTAAGGCTTCAAAGTTTTTAGCAGCACTTCCTTCGCGAATAATTACCTTCATGCCTAATGACAGTTTTTCGGCAGCTTCGTCATAGGTAAAACATTCGTGATCGGATGTAATTCCAGCGGAAATGTATTTTTTCACAGCATCGCCACGTAAACCAGGAGCGTGACCGTCGACAGGTTTGTTGAAGTGTTTTGCCCAAGCAATTTTTTTCATCACTTCTTCATCGTCAAATAAAACGCCCGGATAGTTCATCATTTCGGCTAAATAGTGAATATCTGGCGAAGCCAAAAGTTCTTTTATACCTTCCGAATCAATAACTGCACCCGCAGTTTCAAAAGAAGTCGCCGGAACACAAGACGGCGCTCCAAAGTGAAATTTCAACGGGACTTTTTTGCTATTTTCAATCATGTAATACACACCCTCTGTTCCTAAAACATTTGCAATTTCATGCGGATCAGAAATCGTTCCAACAGTTCCATGTAAAACAGCCAATTTTGCAAATTCAGAAGGAACTAACATTGAACTTTCAATGTGAATGTGAGCATCAATAAATCCTGGCATGATGTAGTTTTTTAAATTGTGCTCTTTTTCAACAATCGATTTTATTTTGCCGTTTTCAACAGTAACTTCACCCGAATAAATTCGTTTGTTTTGGATATCAACTATTTGTCCTTGAATTTGCATTTTCTTGAATTTGTAAATTCAAAAGTAACCAAAATCATAGGAAGACAAAAAAGAATAATCGAATTTCAGTTTTTCTATATACATTTGCAATTATATAAGCCAAAATAAAATATTGTAAAATCGTAATTCGTAATTAATTATGCGTTGGAATTTAAAATCGAAGCCTCAAAAAGAAAAAGTACAAGCCTTACAAAATGCACTTCATGTAGATGAGATTATCGCTACTTTATTGGTTCAAAGAAGAATTGAAACCTTTGAACAAGCCAAACAATTTTTCCGTCCTACCTTAGAAGATTTACACGATCCGTACTTGATGAAAGATATGGATAAAGCGGTAAATCGAATCGAATTAGCAATTGCTAATAACGAAAGAATCTTAGTTTTTGGCGATTATGATGTGGATGGAACGACTGCGGTTTCTCTTGTTTCTTCTTATTTAAAAACCATTACAACAAATGTTGCTACTTATATTCCAGACAGATATAACGAAGGTTATGGTGTTTCGTTTCAAGGAATTGACTTTGCCGATGATAATGGATTTTCGTTAATCATTGCTCTAGACTGTGGAATAAAATCTTTAGATCACGTCGCTTACGCTCGTGACAAAGGAATCGATTTTATCATTTGCGACCACCATCGTCCGGGAGAATTTTTACCAGAGGCAGTTGCGGTTTTAGATCCGAAAAGAGAAGATTGTTTGTATCCTTATGACGAGTTATGTGGTTGCGGTGTTGGATTTAAATTGATTCAAGCGTTAGGAAAAAATAGAAATCAAACGACTCAAGATTTAGTATCTTATTTAGATTTGGTTGCCACCGCCATTGCTGCTGATATTGTTCCAATAACTGGAGAAAATAGAGTTTTGGCAAAATTTGGTTTGGAAGTGATAAATTCAAATCCAAGAGCCGGAATAAAAGCGCTTGTCCAAAATGTAAAAAAGAAGGAATTAACGATTACTGATGTCGTTTTTACCGTTGCACCAAGAATTAACGCGGCTGGGAGAATTCATCATGGCGATTATGCAGTTCGTTTATTAACCGAATTTAATTTGAAACAAGCAGAAGAAGTTGCGAAGGAAATTGAACAATTCAATTCCGATAGAAAAGATTTAGATAAACAAATTACCAAAGAAGCTTTGCTTCAAATTCAAGAAAATAATGAAGAAAATTCTTTTTCAACCGTCGTGTATAATGAAAATTGGCACAAAGGTGTCATAGGAATTGTTGCTTCTCGTTTGGTAGAAAATTATTATCGACCAACCATTGTTTTTACGAAAAGCGGCGATAAATTGGCTGCTTCGGCTCGTTCTGTAAAAGATTTTGATATCTATAATGCCTTAGAAGCGTGTTCGGAACATTTGGAACAATTTGGCGGACACATGTATGCAGCAGGCATGACATTATTTGAAGAAAACTATCAAAAGTTTAAACAAGCTTTTGAAGAAGTGGTTCAAAAAACATTACATCCTGATTTGCAAACTCCCGAAATCGAATACGATGCTGAAATTCAATTAGATGAAATTACTCCAAAATTAATGCGAATATTAAAACAATTCGAGCCGTTTGGACCACAAAATATGACGCCACTATTTTTAATCAAAGATTTATCGGATTCTGGTTATGCTAAAACCTTGGGTTCGGAGGAAGAACATCTAAAAGCTTTTGTAAAACAAAATGATTCTGAATCTGTTGGCGCTATTGGTTTTGGATTGGGTAACAAACTCGACGTAGTTAAAAATTTCTCAAAATTTGATGCTATTGTGTCAATCGAAGAAAATGAATGGCGAGATGTTGTAACTTTGCAACTGCAATTACGCGACATTAAATCTTCAAATGGCTAAAAAAGATCCCTACGCAGCACTCCGTTTTAAAGAATTCCGATTTTTCCTTGCCATGCGATTTGCATTGGTTTTTGCGTGGTCAATGCAATTTGTAATTATCGAATGGGAAGTGTATAGTTTAACTAAAAATCCACTTTCATTAGGAATCATAGGTTTAATGGAAATTATTCCAGCAATTGCGATGTCGCTTTTTGCAGGACATATTGTAGATCAAAATGAAAAGAAAGGCTTGCTATTAAAAATTATGTTAGGTTTTTCGGTAATTAGTTTAGGTTTATTTTTAATTACTGTGCCAAGTTTAGTTACTTCATTGTCTAAAAACACGATTCTTTTTACTATTTACGGATTGGTTTTCTTAGGAGGAATTGTGCGTTCGTTTATGGGACCAACAATATTTTCGTTATTGGCTTTAATCGTTCCTAAAAAAGATTATCCGAATGCTACAACATGGAGTAGTTCCACTTGGCAATTAGCAGCAATGTTTGGACCCGCTTCTGCAGGATTTTTAATTAGTTGGATTGGTGTACATTGGTCGATGTGTTTTGTTTTTGCGTGTACTTTAATTGCGTTGCTTTGGTTAACTAAAATAGAGAAAAAACCTATTTTAAACCCTAAGATTGGTGAACCAATCATGCAAAGTTTGAAAGAAGGGGTAAAATTTGTTTTTAATAACAAAACAATTTTAGGTACTATATCTTTGGATATGTTTGCAGTTTTATTTGGTGGTGCTGTTGCGCTTTTACCAATATTTGCTCAAGATATTTTAAAAGTAGGTTCAGAAGGTTTTGGGATTTTACGTGCAGCTCCTGCAGTTGGTTCAATCATAACAATGTTTGCCGCAGCTCATATTCCATTGAATCGAAATGCGGGTAAAAAATTATTGGTTGCCATTACCATTTTTGGATTAAGTATCATTGTATTCGGATTGTCTACTATGTTTTGGCTTTCTGTTTTTGCTTTGTTTTTAAGCGGAGTAGCCGATGGTGTTTCCGTAGTTATTAGAAGTACGATTTTACAATTACATACGCCCGATAATATGCGCGGTCGCGTTTCATCGGTTAACTCAATATTTGTGGGTTCTTCTAATGAATTAGGTGCATTTGAAAGTGGACTGACTGCCAAATTGATGGGCGTGGTGCCGGCTGTAGTTTTTGGAGGATGCATGACTATTGCGACTGTTTTTGGAACCGCAATTGTTTCGCCATCCTTTAGGCAATTAGATCTAGAAAAAGATTTGGAAGAATTGAGTAAAGAAGATTAATCTTTATATTCTTTTAGCTCAAAATTTTCTCCGTCGAAAACGCCATAAGTAAAATATCCGATCCAATCGCCAAGATTTACATATTTTGACTCCTCGGAAACGTCAATAATCATAGGTAAATGTCTGTGTCCAAAAACAAAATAATCGTAATGATGAGTTTCTAATTTTCGTTTCGCATATTGTACCAACCATTCATTTTCTTCGCCAAGAAACTTTACGTCTTCTTCACCCGAAATCAATTTGTTTTTAACAGAAAGATATTGCGCTAACTTGACACCTAAATCGGGATGAAGCCATCTAAATAGCCATTTTGAAAAAGGATTGGTAAAGACTTTTTTCATTCTTTTGTATCCTTTATCACCAGGGCCTTTTCCATCTCCATGTCCAATTAAAAATTCTTTTCCATTAAATGTAAATTCTTTATTGTCATGATAGACAGGGATATTCAATTCTTTTTCAAAGTAGTCATGCATCCACAAATCATGATTACCCACAAAAAAGTAAATAGGAATTCCAGAATCTCGGATTTCCGCTAATTTTCCAAGTACTCTAACAAAACCTTTAGGTATAACTGTTTTGTATTCAAACCAAAATCAAATAAATCTCCAAGAAGAAAAATAGCGTCTGCATCCTTTTTAATTTCATCGAGCCATTTTACAAATTTTTGCTCACGAGGAAAACTTAATTCTGAATTTGGAGCGCCAAAATGTTGGTCAGATGCAAAATATATTTTTGGGATTTACTCATGTGTTTTCAGAATTTTTAGTTGAAACAAAATTAATAATTTATTTAATAGTTAAAAATAACATTTTGTCGGAGAAATGTGACATTTGAGCGATACTTATTTAACAAGAAAATTTAATTCCTATCTTTGGGAAATTAATCAAACCTTAACAAAACCATAAACACAATGAAAAAACTTTTACTTTTTCTATTGTCATTATCGTTTTATTTTGCTCAGGCTCAATATCCAGAAGGATTTGAGAGTGGTGTTCCTCCAACAGGATGGGCAAGATTTGATAATGGTGTAGGAACATTACAAAGTTGGACAAACAATGGTACATTCCCAAACAGTGGCACTCAAGCGGCCTTTGTACAAAGGGAAGCTATTGGTACAGGAAATACTTCGGAAGACTGGTTGGTAACACCTCTTTCTGCAATACCTGCAAATGGACAACTTAGATTTTTTACAAGACAACTATTCTCGGGTGACGGTGGGACCTTATATGATATAAGGGTATCTACAACATCTCAAACCAATCCAGCAACTTTTACAAGTATTCAAACTTACACAGAAACTCAGTTAAATGAGAATTCCGTGTATAATGTATATGAAGAAAAAGTATTGGATATTTCAGCTTTTGCTACACAAAGTGTATACATAGCATTTGTTAGAGTTCATACTCAAACTGGTGCTACTGTTAGTGGAGATGGCTGGTTTATAGATGACGTAAATGTTACGCAACAATGTTTTGATCCATTCTTTGTTCAAGTTTCAAATATAACGGGAAGTACAGTTCAAATTGCTTGGACTGAAACAGGATCGGCAACACAATGGGAAATCATTGTATTGCCTGCAGGTTCTCCTGCTCCAACATCTTCTTCAACTGGTACAGTGGTAAATACAAATCCTTATACATTCACTGGATTAAATCCAGGTACTCAATACGAAATTTATGTTAGATCAAGATGTTCTTCAACTAACTTTAGTGATTGGACAGGTCCAGTTTTATTTGCAACAGTGCCAGCTGGTACCGATTGTACTGCACCAGTTCAAGTTACAGCATTACCATATTTAGTATCTGCAAACACTGCAACTTATGGAAATGATATTACAGGTCCACAAGGAGCTGGGTGTGTTGGAGGTTCGACAAATTATTTAGCAGGTAATGAAGTTTTTTACAGCTATACAGCTACATTTAACGGTTTTATTAGTATAACTTCGACGCCTACTCAGGTTAATTCATCATTATTTGTTTACGCATCGTGTGCAAATGTTGGGGTTAATTGTTTAGCAGGTGTTGCAAATAATACAAATGCTCCAAGAGAAATAACAGGTTTTGCAGTTACTGCAGGAACAACTTATTATATAGTAATTTCTTCCACTTCTGCAACTCCTAGTATAGATTATACATTATTAATCCAACAAGAAAATTGTCCAAAACCGACTGGATTAGGAGCTAATAATATTGGCACAACAACAGCAGATCTTTCATGGAATGAACCAGGAACAGCAACTTCTTGGGAAATTGTAGTTCAAACTGCTGGTACAGGAATTCCTACTGGGTCAGGTGTTACGACAGGGACAAATACAAATTATCCAGCAACCGGATTAACAGCTGCAACGCAGTATGAGTATTGGGTGAGATCGGATTGTGGCGATGGGACTTTCAGTGCATGGGCTGGTCCATTTTACTTCAATACAAGCGTTTGTGAACCAAGTGAGAAATGTGGCTACGTTTTCAGAATGACTGATTCTGGAAGTAACGGTTGGCAAGGAAATACAATGGATATTCGCCAAGGAGGTATTACTGTTGCAACCATTGGTTCAACTTTTACAGCTGGCGCTGGACCTGTTGACGTAGTTGTTTTATTATGTAACAATGTGCCTTTCGAATTATTTTGGAATGCTGGTGGAACCTCACCAACACAAGTAGGCGTTTCTGTTATTGAGCCAACAGCTTCTGCTGTAGTTTACAATAAGCCAGCTGGTACTGGTTCTCAAAACACATTATTGTATACTGGTTTAGCTCAGTGTACTCCACCTACATGTCAACAACCAACAAATGTTTTAGCTTCAGGTGCTAACTCAAGTTCGGTTCAGGTATCGTGGACTGATAATGCTGGTGCTACACAATGGGAGGTTATTGTACAGCCTGCTGGAACCGGTTATCCTACAGGAACTGGGACTATTGTATCTACTAATCCATATACAGTAACAGGTTTAACCTCAAATACTCCTTATGAGGTTTGGGTTAGAGCAATTTGTAGTGCTTCTGATTCTAGTGCTTGGTCGGGTCCAAGTAATTTTGCTACAACTGCAAATTATTGTGCAGGAGATCATTTCTATGATACAGGAGGTCCTTCAGGAAACTACAATAATAGTGCAAACAATATTGTTACAATTTGTCCTGAAACTCCGGGAGATCAGGTTACTGTTAATTTCTTATCTTTTGCATTGGAAAATAATTTTGACTTTTTAACAATTTATGACGGACCTACAACAGCTTCACCTGCTTTGGGAACTTTTACGGGTAATAATACACCGCCAGAGTTTACATCATCAGACCCTTCAGGATGTTTAACATTTAGTTTTACGTCTGATAGTAGTGTGACAGCAGCTGGATGGGAAGCGACAATTTTGTGTGCTCCACCTCCAACTTGTCCTAAACCTATAAATGTTGCAACAACGGGTATTACAACGGGTCAAGCAACAATTTCATGGATTGAAGCGGGAACCGCGACACAATGGGAAATTATTATTTTACCAGCAGGTTCACCAGCTCCCACAGCAACAGATACTGGAATTATTGCATCAAGTAACCCTTATGTAGCGACAGGTTTGTCTACATTTACTTCTTACGATGTTTACGTTAGAGCTATTTGTGTTCCTGGTGTTGATGTAAGTTTTTGGTCAATTGTTCATAGTTTTACAACACTACCAGATTATTGTGCAGGTGATCATTTCTATGATACAGGTGGTCCATCAGGTAATTATAATAATAGTGCAAATAATGTTGTTACAATATGCCCTGATACTCCAGGCGATGTTGTGGTAGTATTATTTAACAGTTTTGCATTAGAAAATAATTTTGATTTCTTATCAGTTTATGATGGCCCAAACACATCATCTGCTTTGTTAGGAACATTTACAGGTACAGCTTTACCTCCCCAAATGATTTCTAGTTTAGCGAATGGAGGTTGTTTGACTTTTCAATTTACTTCAGATGGCAGTGTTACTTCTCCAGGGTGGGATGCTACAATTCTATGTACAGTTCCACCAGCATGTACACAGCCTACTAATTTGACTGTAACAAATATATCTTCAGATAGTGCGGTTTTATCTTGGACAGATACAAATACTCCACCTTCTTCAAGTTGGCAAGTTGTTGTACAACCTGCTGGGTCTGGATATCCAAATGGGTCAAGTACTATAATTAATGTCACTACGAACCCTTATACGGTTACAGGTTTAACTCCTAGTACACAATATGAGTATTATGTTTTATCTGATTGTGGTGCTACTGACGGATTAAGCTTCTGGAGTGGACCTGTTAGATTTAATACTTTATTTCCTGGTTGTGGAGGTTCTCAACCAGCTGGTAATGAATGTATAGTAGCAGCTCCTGTTTGTAGTTTAGATGGATATTGTGGTAACACTTCTAGTACATATACTGTAAATACTTGGTCTGCTCTAAGTTCTGCTTTCTGTGGGTCAATTGAAAATAACTCGTTCTTAACGTTTGAAGCAGCTTCAACATCGATCTCTATGAACGTAAATGTTGGAAACTGTACAAACGGTTCAGGTATTCAGTTTATGATTTTCTCTACAACGGCTTGTGGTAGTGGTGCAGTAACTGAAATTGATTGTAATTCACCTATGAATCCTGGAATAAATAGTTTAACTTATAATGGTTTAGTGCCAGGTCAAACATATTATTTAATGATTGATGGTTATGCTGGTGCTGTTTGTGATTATACCATAACAGTTACTTCTGGTGGTTCTACAACTACAGATGTTGATATTACACAGGATAATCAAACAATTTGTATTGATGATACTTTAACATTAGATGTAACTGGAGGTAGTAATGGTGTATACAATTGGTCGCCTGCTACAGGTTTAAGTGCAACAACTGGTTCAACAGTTACTTTTACACCACCAGCTCCAGGAACTTATACAATTTCTGTAGAGTCAACAGATGCAAATTCATTATGTGCGACTTCAGATTTTATTGTAGTTACAGTTTTAGATATTACTAATCCTTCATTTACTAATCCAGGCTCAATTTGTCTTGGTTCACCAAACGTTCCTTTAGATAATACAGACGTTAATGGTATTAGTGGTGAGTGGCATTTAGGTTCAAATGCTGGACCAGTTGTTACAGAAGTTGATGCTTCAACTTTAGGAACTTTTGACTATATTTTTGTTCCAAACTTAGCAAGTTTCCCTTGTTCTCCTGAATTTTCTATGACCGTTGAGATTCTTGGAACATGTACTTTCAATGCATTTGCAACAGCTGTTAATATTAACACTTGTGAGACAACAGCTCCAGGTGAGTTCTTTAACATTACAGGCTCTGGAACCAATGCTATTGGTCCAGCTACGAATGTTTTTCCTAATAATAATTATGGAACTTATGTTCAGAATTCAGGTAATTTAATTTTTAACGGTGCAGAGTTGAAATCATTTAAAACAGTTACTTCAAATGTATGTTCTGCTAATTTATATTACAGAGTTTATGAGGCATCTAGTACTCCGGGGACTTTCACAACACTAGCTTTACCTTTCTTTGATGACTGTGTTGCCGGTAGTTTCCCAACAGGAGGCCCTTGTAATACTGGTGATCAAAAATGGCAAGACGTTGCGCAAGCAATTGATTTGACTCAAAATGCTCCAGGTGATTATGTAATCGAAGTTTATTTTGATTTAGTTGGAGATAATGATGATCCTTCACAATGTGATGATACAATTTTAGTTAATAATAATGGAAACAATTTCCATGCTACATTTACCATTCAGGCTGTTCCAACATTTACAGTTCAAGATGAAGAGTGTGGTAGTTCAAATGGATCAATAACATTCTCAGGTTTCAATCCTGGTGATGTATATGCAGTTTCTTATAATGACGATACTGTTCCTGTTGGACCAACTAACTATATGGCCGATTTTAATGGACAAATTATAATTACAGGGTTGAATGCTGGAACTTATACTAACTTTAGTTTTGTAATTAATGGATGTACAATTGCTGTTCCAGATACAATAACAGTAATTGATTACTCTCCTTCAGTTACATCATTAACAGTTGTTAATTCTGAAATCTGTTTTGGATCTAATGCTGAGTTTGTTATTGTTGGAACACCAGGATTTGATGTAGATTTAACTGTAAATGGGACACCAGATACAGTAACAATTCCTGCTTCAGGTTCTGTAACTTACACAGTAAATGCTCCAGCAGTTGGAAATGTTGATGTAGTATTATTAAATATTCACAATTTAGTTTGTAATGTTGTAGTAACACATAATGCAACAGTTATTGTGAATCCTTTGCCAGTAGTTACTATTGCAGCACCTAGTCCATATGCTTGTTACGT from Flavobacterium haoranii encodes:
- the recJ gene encoding single-stranded-DNA-specific exonuclease RecJ; protein product: MRWNLKSKPQKEKVQALQNALHVDEIIATLLVQRRIETFEQAKQFFRPTLEDLHDPYLMKDMDKAVNRIELAIANNERILVFGDYDVDGTTAVSLVSSYLKTITTNVATYIPDRYNEGYGVSFQGIDFADDNGFSLIIALDCGIKSLDHVAYARDKGIDFIICDHHRPGEFLPEAVAVLDPKREDCLYPYDELCGCGVGFKLIQALGKNRNQTTQDLVSYLDLVATAIAADIVPITGENRVLAKFGLEVINSNPRAGIKALVQNVKKKELTITDVVFTVAPRINAAGRIHHGDYAVRLLTEFNLKQAEEVAKEIEQFNSDRKDLDKQITKEALLQIQENNEENSFSTVVYNENWHKGVIGIVASRLVENYYRPTIVFTKSGDKLAASARSVKDFDIYNALEACSEHLEQFGGHMYAAGMTLFEENYQKFKQAFEEVVQKTLHPDLQTPEIEYDAEIQLDEITPKLMRILKQFEPFGPQNMTPLFLIKDLSDSGYAKTLGSEEEHLKAFVKQNDSESVGAIGFGLGNKLDVVKNFSKFDAIVSIEENEWRDVVTLQLQLRDIKSSNG
- a CDS encoding MFS transporter, producing MAKKDPYAALRFKEFRFFLAMRFALVFAWSMQFVIIEWEVYSLTKNPLSLGIIGLMEIIPAIAMSLFAGHIVDQNEKKGLLLKIMLGFSVISLGLFLITVPSLVTSLSKNTILFTIYGLVFLGGIVRSFMGPTIFSLLALIVPKKDYPNATTWSSSTWQLAAMFGPASAGFLISWIGVHWSMCFVFACTLIALLWLTKIEKKPILNPKIGEPIMQSLKEGVKFVFNNKTILGTISLDMFAVLFGGAVALLPIFAQDILKVGSEGFGILRAAPAVGSIITMFAAAHIPLNRNAGKKLLVAITIFGLSIIVFGLSTMFWLSVFALFLSGVADGVSVVIRSTILQLHTPDNMRGRVSSVNSIFVGSSNELGAFESGLTAKLMGVVPAVVFGGCMTIATVFGTAIVSPSFRQLDLEKDLEELSKED
- a CDS encoding fibronectin type III domain-containing protein, translated to MKKLLLFLLSLSFYFAQAQYPEGFESGVPPTGWARFDNGVGTLQSWTNNGTFPNSGTQAAFVQREAIGTGNTSEDWLVTPLSAIPANGQLRFFTRQLFSGDGGTLYDIRVSTTSQTNPATFTSIQTYTETQLNENSVYNVYEEKVLDISAFATQSVYIAFVRVHTQTGATVSGDGWFIDDVNVTQQCFDPFFVQVSNITGSTVQIAWTETGSATQWEIIVLPAGSPAPTSSSTGTVVNTNPYTFTGLNPGTQYEIYVRSRCSSTNFSDWTGPVLFATVPAGTDCTAPVQVTALPYLVSANTATYGNDITGPQGAGCVGGSTNYLAGNEVFYSYTATFNGFISITSTPTQVNSSLFVYASCANVGVNCLAGVANNTNAPREITGFAVTAGTTYYIVISSTSATPSIDYTLLIQQENCPKPTGLGANNIGTTTADLSWNEPGTATSWEIVVQTAGTGIPTGSGVTTGTNTNYPATGLTAATQYEYWVRSDCGDGTFSAWAGPFYFNTSVCEPSEKCGYVFRMTDSGSNGWQGNTMDIRQGGITVATIGSTFTAGAGPVDVVVLLCNNVPFELFWNAGGTSPTQVGVSVIEPTASAVVYNKPAGTGSQNTLLYTGLAQCTPPTCQQPTNVLASGANSSSVQVSWTDNAGATQWEVIVQPAGTGYPTGTGTIVSTNPYTVTGLTSNTPYEVWVRAICSASDSSAWSGPSNFATTANYCAGDHFYDTGGPSGNYNNSANNIVTICPETPGDQVTVNFLSFALENNFDFLTIYDGPTTASPALGTFTGNNTPPEFTSSDPSGCLTFSFTSDSSVTAAGWEATILCAPPPTCPKPINVATTGITTGQATISWIEAGTATQWEIIILPAGSPAPTATDTGIIASSNPYVATGLSTFTSYDVYVRAICVPGVDVSFWSIVHSFTTLPDYCAGDHFYDTGGPSGNYNNSANNVVTICPDTPGDVVVVLFNSFALENNFDFLSVYDGPNTSSALLGTFTGTALPPQMISSLANGGCLTFQFTSDGSVTSPGWDATILCTVPPACTQPTNLTVTNISSDSAVLSWTDTNTPPSSSWQVVVQPAGSGYPNGSSTIINVTTNPYTVTGLTPSTQYEYYVLSDCGATDGLSFWSGPVRFNTLFPGCGGSQPAGNECIVAAPVCSLDGYCGNTSSTYTVNTWSALSSAFCGSIENNSFLTFEAASTSISMNVNVGNCTNGSGIQFMIFSTTACGSGAVTEIDCNSPMNPGINSLTYNGLVPGQTYYLMIDGYAGAVCDYTITVTSGGSTTTDVDITQDNQTICIDDTLTLDVTGGSNGVYNWSPATGLSATTGSTVTFTPPAPGTYTISVESTDANSLCATSDFIVVTVLDITNPSFTNPGSICLGSPNVPLDNTDVNGISGEWHLGSNAGPVVTEVDASTLGTFDYIFVPNLASFPCSPEFSMTVEILGTCTFNAFATAVNINTCETTAPGEFFNITGSGTNAIGPATNVFPNNNYGTYVQNSGNLIFNGAELKSFKTVTSNVCSANLYYRVYEASSTPGTFTTLALPFFDDCVAGSFPTGGPCNTGDQKWQDVAQAIDLTQNAPGDYVIEVYFDLVGDNDDPSQCDDTILVNNNGNNFHATFTIQAVPTFTVQDEECGSSNGSITFSGFNPGDVYAVSYNDDTVPVGPTNYMADFNGQIIITGLNAGTYTNFSFVINGCTIAVPDTITVIDYSPSVTSLTVVNSEICFGSNAEFVIVGTPGFDVDLTVNGTPDTVTIPASGSVTYTVNAPAVGNVDVVLLNIHNLVCNVVVTHNATVIVNPLPVVTIAAPSPYACYVDPDPTDSVPGDGTAVFQFTGTPNSVVTFTGAPGSPITLDASGNYTLSVVTGTNVQITIVDVTNPTTSCSNVISGQVASVAIVDVPEVVTTITQPTCTTPTGTVTITGPTTSQLNYPGDLFISEVTDATSANLNYVEIYNGTGNPVDLSNYKLRVEATNATCELTLSGILANDAVFVVKCGSGAAIAGVPYDMIFSGCSASVNNDDRYLLTNLAGVVIDRWGNDFLTNLPQGGGYDFRRLPTGTTLPTINWDINDWNGIDWTSNANSDYSDVGVYTLFVDSYEYVLNDGTNTTTYTTNTMSNLAPGTYTIIVHDTITGCDSDPTVIIIDTPPGATDPNFDQIGPLCQNSTAPTLPLTSPTGVTGTWAPATIDTSVTGTVTYTFTPDGAVCSYAVTMDIEVLQQFTPTFTQIGPLCQNSTAPSLPTTSDNGIMGTWSPATIDTSASGTFTYTFTSNSTCDVVVTMDIVITPQVTPTFTQIGTLCQNSTAPSLPTTSDNGVVGTWSPATIDTSVLGTVTYTFTPSTTCDVVVTMDVTIGSETLPTFAITSTYCQNETGSTLPTTSDNGIAGTWLPAEIDTSVFGVTTYTFTPDAGQCALGYTLTVSVDPTVSISFDGVEVCSGSVVEFPTVTAEGYILTGTWSPSTITTTSNSTYTFTPSDICYGAGTFEVVVNGCTIPKGFSPNGDGNNDTWDLSSFNVKKVEVFNRYGLKVYSKNNYVNEWGGKSDNGNELPSGTYYYMIDFEDRPSVTGWVYINRGE